The nucleotide sequence TTTTATATTCCTTTATCTTTTCAATAAATTCATCCAACTTAAAGCCTGAATATCCTATTGTATAGACAACATCAACCATTTTTATTCCCCTCTAATCAAATATATTATTATACACTTAGTCTAAATTCTTTATAAGTAATATCCACAAATAAATTGTTAAAAAACTAGTCATATCATTCTATTACTATTTTTTTATCACTATGTCCGATTAAATTAAAAATTACCTTATAATTTTAACATATTTATCTAACTTTGTCTTTTATTTTTTTGAAAAGACAGGTTTTTAAAAAAATGTAAAGACAAAACACTTGACAATTTTTAAAAAGTATCTTATACTTAGTAGGTGAATTATTATGATTTTAGATGAATTTATAGAAATTGCTAATCTTTTAGAGATATATTCCCCACTTTTAAGTGAGAAACAAAGAGAATATTTAGAAGACCATTTTGAGAATGATCTTTCTATCTCAGAGATTGCAAAAAACAATAATGTCAGTAGACAGGCGATATTTGATAATATAAAAAGAGGAGTCGCTCTCTTATATGAATATGAAAATAAGTTAAAGTTTCATCAAATAAAACAAGATATAAGAGAAAAATTAATTGATTTAAAAGAAGATTTTACAGAGGAAAAGTTGGAAAATATAATAGAAGACTTAGTTTAATGAGGTAGATATGTTAGAAAATTTAGGAAATAGATTTCAGGATATTTTTAAAAAGATAAGAGGACATGGAAAGCTTAGTGACTCTAATATAAAAGATGCACTTAGAGAAGTTAAAATGTCTCTTTTAGAAGCTGACGTAAACTATAAGGTTGTTAAAGACTTCACAAATAGAATCAGTGAAAAGGCTATTGGAACTGAAGTTATAAGAGGAGTTAATCCTGCTCAACAATTTATTAAATTAGTAAATGATGAACTTGTTGAACTTTTAGGAGGAACTAGCTCAAAATTAACAAAAGGACTTAGAAATCCTACTATAATTATGTTAGCAGGTTTACAAGGGGCAGGTAAGACTACTTTCGCTGCTAAGCTTGCAAAATTTTTAAAAAAGCAAAATGAAAAACTGTTACTTGTTGGAGTCGATGTCTATAGACCTGCTGCCATAAAACAATTACAAGTTTTAGGGCAACAAATAGGAGTAGATGTTTATTCTGAAGAAGATAACAAAGATGTAGTTGGAATTGCAACAAGAGCTATAGAAAAAGCTAAAGAAATAAATGCAACATATATGATAGTTGATACTGCTGGTAGATTACACGTTGATGAAACTCTTATGAATGAGTTGAAAGAACTTAAAAGGGCTATAAAGCCTCAAGAAATTTTACTTGTTGTAGATGCTATGATAGGACAAGATGCTGTTAACCTAGCTGAATCTTTTAACAATGCTTTGAGTGTTGATGGAGTTATCTTAACTAAATTAGATGGAGATACTCGTGGAGGAGCTGCTTTATCAATAAAGGCTGTTGTTGGTAAACCAATAAAGTTTATTGGAGTTGGAGAAAAATTAAATGATATTGAAATTTTCCATCCAGATAGATTAGTTTCAAGAATCTTAGGAATGGGAGATGTTGTTTCTCTTGTTGAAAAAGCTCAAGAAGTTATAGATGAAAATGAAGCTAAATCTTTGGAAGAAAAAATTAAATCTCAAAAATTTGACTTAAATGACTTCTTAAAACAATTACAAACAATTAAAAGATTAGGTTCTCTTGGAGGGATATTAAAATTAATTCCTGGTATGCCAAAAATTGATGACTTAGCACCAGCTGAAAAGGAAATGAAGAAAGTTGAAGCTATAATTCAATCTATGACTATTGAGGAGAGAAAGAAACCTGATATATTAAAAGCTAGTAGAAAAATAAGAATTGCAAAAGGTAGTGGAACTGATGTTTCAGATGTAAATAAACTACTTAAACAATTCGAGCAAATGAAATCAATGATGAAAATGTTTAGCTCAGGAAAAATGCCTAATTTAGGTGGTATGGGCAAGGGTGGAAAATTCCCATTTTAAAAAATGCTTATAAAAAAATTTATATATAAAATAAAAGGAGATGTGAAATAATGTTAAAATTAAGACTTACAAGATTAGGAGATAAAAAGAGACCTTCTTATAGATTAGTAGCTATGGAAGCTTTATCTAAAAGAGATGGAGGAGCTATTGCTTACTTAGGTAACTACTTCCCATTAGAAGATTCTAAAGTAGTTTTAAAAGAAGAAGAAATCATTAAATTCTTACAAAACGGAGCTCAACCAACTAGAACAGTTAAATCTATCCTAGTTAAAGCTGGAGTTTGGGCTAAATTTGAAGAAAGTAAAAAGAAATAAGCCTTAAATTAAAAAGTTGATAAGTTAAACTTATCAACTTTTTTATTTAATATGTTTTTATAAGTTCTTTTATTTTTTCAATTAGAGTATTTAAGTCAATATCACCTTTTTCACTTACTTTTTCAAGAGTAGCTTTTGGCAACATCACAGCAGCAAGTGGTCCTTGTAATATTTTAAATCTTTCAGATATTTTTATCATATCCTTTTTTAAATTTGGATAAACTTTTATTAAATCTTTTAAATAAGTATCTTTATTTATACTATCTAAAGGAATTTGAGAGTTTGAATTTTCTTCTCTAGGACTTTCTTCAGTTGTTTCTTCTAGCTTTTCTTCTTTCACTTCTTCACTATTCATAGTCCCATTTTCCCAATTTAAAAGAGTTTGTGATCCTTGAAGTGAACGAATTCTTGTACAATCTTGCATCATTTCTAAAATACCTCTGAAGTTTCCGTCTTTATCCTTAACTGCTGAATAACAGATATAGATAAATAGACCTGGTTTATTTATCCAGAATTCTGCAAAATCTTGTTCACCATTTCTAAATTTTTCTATAATTTCTTCAACTATATGTACACTCTTTCTAGGATGACAGTTTTTAACATCTCTTCCTATTACATTTTTACTACGAGGGAATATTCTATGAGCAGTGTCAGAATAGAATTTTACAATTTCATTTTCATCAACATAAGTTATATCCACAGGTAAATGCTTAAATACTAAGTTTATTTGCTCTAAAGTCATTTTTCCCATAGCTACATCTAATTCAGAAGAATTGTTACCTGAATTAAATCCATATTTCCCTAAAAGTTGAGCCAAGTCCTTAGCTAAGCTTCCTTGTCCTGAAATATTAGAACTTTCAGATTGATTTATTTCTTTTTTAGGACTAACTTCTTCTAATTCACCAAAAGTAAAACCTATCTCTTTGTCTCCTGATTTCATATCTTCAAACTCTTCTTCTGTTATCATAGCAAGAGATGTAGGATATAAAACAGTTTCTTCCTTTTGAATTAAATCTATTATATCTGCTGCAACACTAGTTTGAGAAGCGATGAATTCTTCTTCATTACCATCATCTAGCATTTTTCTATTTTCTTTTAATTCATCTCTAACAAAGTCATCTAAAACCCACATTGTAGTTGTTGGTCTTGTAAAACCTTTCTTTTCTAAAAGTGAATAAAGCTGATTTTGTTTTCTAGGTAAATGAAGTTTCCACCATAAATCAAGTTTATCATATAGTTCGTACCATTGATTTTTTATTACAGGAAATTGAATTAAGTTTTCAACTTCTTTTAATAGTTCCCTCATATCATCATTTTCTCTATAGTAACACATAATAGGGTGATCTGAAGGAAGATCAGTAGGTCTACTTGTATCCATTACTTCATTAAATAACAACATCATATTTTGGATATTTTCTTTTATACATTCATCTTCAACAAAGGGTACAATCTTTTGTTCAGCATAAGCAATTTCATAAGGTGTTAAAGTTTTTACTCTTTCTTTAAGCAATTTTCTTGCTTCCTCTAAACTTATTTTTCCTGCATTGTATTTCTCTTTTAATTCAATTACAAATTTTAACTTTTCTTCATCAAGTGCTGGTAAATGTTTTGCCATTGTTTCCATAATTACTTCAACTCTCTTTCAATTTTAATTGTTTACTAAAATTATAAACTTTTTTATTGAAAGTGTCAATAAAAAGTTTTCTATTTAAATAGTTTATGAAATAAAAGTAAAAAAAGAAATTATTTGACAGTAAAAATAAAAAAGTTATATAATGAACTTAATTAAAAATCGTGAATTGAGGAATGATATTATGAAAACTATGTTTAAAAATAATGATTTAACTCAAGGTAAAATTTGGAAGGTTATTTTGAATTTTACTCTGCCTATATTTTTAGGAACATTATTTCAATCTCTTTACACAACTATAGATGCCATCATAGTAGGAAAGTTTGCAGGTAAAGATGCCTTTGCTGCCATTGAATCAGTTATGAGTTTTCAAAGATTACCTGTAAGTTTTTTTATTGGGCTATCATCTGGAGCTACTATTATTATTTCTCAATATTTTGGTGCAAAAGAAAAAGAAGATGTTTCTAAAGCTAGTCATACAGCCATGTTATTTGCCATAGTTGGAGGATTAATTTTATCTATATTAAGTTGTATTTTATCACCTTACTTCATAGGTCTTATTAAAGTTCCTCAAAAGATATTCCATGAAGCCTATATCTATACTTTTATTTGTTTCAGTGGTATGGTTTTTTCTATGATATATAACATAGGTTCAGGTATCTTAAGAGCCTTAGGAAATTCTAAAACGCCTTTTCATATTTTAATACTAGCAAATATTTTAAATATAGTGTTAGATTTAATTTTTGTAATTAAGTTTGATTTGTCAGTTGTAGGAGTTGGACTTGCCACATTAATTTCACAGGTTGTAAGTGCAATTTTAATCTTTGTTGTATTGATGAGAACTAATTTGGATTGTAGAATTTATATAAAAAAATTAACTTTCTATAAAAAATATTTAAAGAAAATCTTTGTATTGGGTTTGCCTATTGCTATACAATCAGTTATTTATCCTATTGCTAATACCACTATACAAAGTAAGATAAATATGTTTGGTGTAAATAGTATAGCTGCTTGGGCTATTTCAGGTAAATTAGATTTCTTAATATGGTCTGTTTCAGATGCCTTTTGTATATCTTCTTCAACTTTTGTTGCACAAAATTATGGAGCTAAGAAACATCATAGAGTTAAGAAAGGAATTATATCTTCTGTAATTATGTCTATTTCAATGATATTAGTTATAAGTCTAACTCTATTTATTTGGAGTAAAGATTTAGCTCCTTTCCTTATAGAAGATAGAGAAGTTATAGAATTGACTTCAGAAATTTTAAGTATACTAGCACCTTTCTACTTTATTTATACGATTGGGGATGTATTAGCTGGTGCTATAAGAGGGCTTGGAGATACTTTTTATCCTATGTTAATAAATGTATTGGCTATCTGTGGTGTAAGACTTTTATGGATATTTTTTGTCTTCCCTTTAAATCCTACATTCTTTATGATACTATACAGTTATTTGATTTCTTGGTCAGTAAATACAATTGCTTTTCTTATCTATATTTACTTCAAAAGGAAAAAAATTTAAAATAAAAAGCTAGAACATATAAGTAAAAAATAGTTCGTTACTGAGTAAATTTCTTAACTCACTTATTTTTTAACTTTTAAACTAAGTGTTTATGGTATGTTCTAGCTTTTTTAGTTTTTATTATTTTATTTCTCTTTCTTCAATTTTTTTACCTTTTTTAAAAACTAACTCTTTAAACTTTTTACCTTCACGATCGTAAAGTTCAAAAACTCCTTCTTCTTTTCCATTTACAAAGAAACCTTTTGTAGCAAGAGTTCCATCTTCAAAATATTGATAATAATCTCCAACTTTTAAACCATTCTTATAATTTTCTACTTGCATTTTTTGTCCATTTTCAAAATATACAATTCCTTGTCCATCTTCTTTATCATTGTAATAATGATAATCCTCTCTTAATGCACCACTTTCATAATAAATTTTTCTATTACCATTTACTTTATGTGCATAATATGGAATTTCAATTATTAATTTTCCATTGGAATCGTACTCTCTTAAAATTCCCATTAATCCATTTAAATCGCTGCCATAACAAATTTTTACTAAATTTTCATCTTCATCAAAAAATCTAGAAACACCTTCTTCTTTACCTTTTTGATTTAACTGAAATATGTACATTAAATGATTATCAAAAGCACTATATACTAATTTATCATTTCCAATTACCTCTTCTACAGTATAATTTCTATTATCAAGAGGCACTTTACTTTGTTCTTCTTTTGTTAATTTTCTTGGAAATTTTTTTCTAACAATAGGCTTATTTTTTTCAGCAAATATCTTTTTGTCTATTTCAGCATAGAAATCATAAAGCTCTTTCTCGCTTTTAAATGGATGAGCAGAAACAATAGAAAATACAGATAACATTAAAATTAAAATAGTAAAAAATCTTTTCATAAAAATCACTCCTTATGTATAGAATTATTGTTTAACATCATTTTTATAGATTTCTGTTTTGATTAGCTTTCCTTTTTCATCATAGAATAAGCTTTTTCCTTCCTCTTTGTCATTGACATAGAATCTTTTTTCTTTTATTTGCCCATTTTCATAATATTCTATTAATTCGCCCTCTCTTTTCCCATTAATATGATTAACTGTTTGAGCAATTTTACCATCTGGATAGAATGAAGTTACAATTCCTTCTATTTTATCATCTTTATAGAAAACTTTTTGTTTTATGCTTCCCTCTTCATAGTACCAAATATATTCTCCTTGTCCTAAACCATTTTTGTAATAACCTTTTTGTTCTAATTGTCCACTTTCATAATATTGTCTAAATGTACCATCATATATCCCTTGTTGATTATATGGGACAACTCTCATAACTCTACCATTAGGATAGGTATCTATTCCTAACATATGATATCCACCATGTTCTTCCATTTTTTTTATAAGTTCTTTTTCTTTTTCATCTCCAACATTCATTTGAGCTTTTATTTCATCAGGGAAATTAAAAAATACATCTTCTTTCATATAATCTGTAAGAGTTGATTTTATTTCTTTTCCATCTTTATAGAATACTGAACCAGCACTTTTAGCATTCATCAAATATGTCTTAAATTCTCCTTCTCTCAGTCCATTGTTATATCTTCCTTTAAGTTTTAACTCTCCATCTGTGTAATATTCTATATATTCCCCATCAGCTTTTCCATCTTTATAGTTTTTGATACTTGAAATTTTACCATTTTCATAATAGATTTTTTCTAGTCCATTTTTTTTATCATTAGAAAAATGACTTTCTTTTAATATTTTTCCACTGTCATAGTATTCTTTATATATTCCTTCCATTTTCCCATCATAAAATTGCCCACTATATAAAGGATTTCCATCTTCTTCAAAACCTTTAACAGTACCATAATAATGAGAATTCTCTTTATTTAAACATACTATTTTCCTTTTTTTACCATTTTCATATATATAACTTAAAATTATAAATTTTCCATCAAGGATGTCCTTTTTAAAAACTTTTTCTAGTTTTCCATTTTTAAAAACAAAAAGATACTCATTATCTTCTAACATTTTTTTGGTATCATTATTACTTGCTTTTTCTTTTAAATTAGCTTTTCTTTCTTCAAAAAGTTTTATATAATCTTTTTTTAATTCTTTATCAACTTCTTTGTCAATCTTAGCATAAAAATCCTGAAGTTCTTTTTCAGTTTTAAATGGATGAGCATTTATTACTGTAAAAATAGATAACATCAAAAATAGAATAATAAAAATTTTTCTCATAGAAATTCTCTCCTTATCCCACTAAAATTATTGTTTTATACCATTTTTGTAAATTTCAGTTTTTATTAACTTTCCTTTTTCATCATAGAAAAAATGTTCTCCCTCTTCTTCATCATTTATGAAATAAGATTTTTCTTTCACAACTCCATTTTCATAGTACTCAATGTCTTCTCCATTCATTTTATCATCAACAAAAGAAATTTTTTCTTTAATATTTCCATTTGGATAATATTCAATTGAATCGCCATTTAACATTTTATTTATAGTAGAGATTTTTCTAAAGAGTTTTCCATCTGGATAATATTCAAAATACTCTATTACGGGTTTTCCATCAGAGAAAAAGCTATTAGACATAATATTTCCATTTCTAGCATAAATTTGTTCTTTTATTATTATTTTATCTTTAGTTAGAATTTTTTGTTTAACATTCCCATTTGGATAAAAAGTTGAATATTCCATTTCATTTCCATTTAATATTTTTCTTTCTTTTAAAGTCCCATTCAGTGTACAAATATCTTGTTTTACAAGTTCTCCATTTTTAAAAGTATTTTTCAATATCTCATTTTCTTTATAAACATCATCCTCAAGTCTGATATCATCTTTAAAAATTGTTCTTCCATTTAACTTACCATTTTCATCATAGGATTTCGCTTCACCATTCATTTTATCGTTTTTATAATTAACTTCTTCTTTAATATTTCCATTTTCATAGTATCTAATAACTAGACCCTCAATTAGATTATTTTTATAAGGAAAAATTGATTGAATATTTCCTTCTTCATAATAGCTTATACTATTCCCATTAAGAACTCCTTTTTTGTCATACATACGATATCTTTTTAAAAGTTTATTCGGGAAATTTACTCCTCCTATAGAGTAAGAAGTATCCAAATCATAATTGGCATAACTTATTGGAGAGAAACTAGCATTATCTTTCATAGATTTAACTAAAGTAGATTTTATAATTTTACCATCTTTATAGATTATAAAACCTGCACTCTTTCCATTTTTAAGAAAGGTTTTAAATTCTCCATTTCTCATACCTTCCTTATATGAACCTTGTATTTTTATTTGTCCATTTTTATAGTATTCTGTATATTTTCCATTTGTAAGAATATCTAAGTTTTCTGTTAATTTCCCTTCTTTGATATATGCTAATTTTTTATCACTATAATAACCTTTTTGTATACATTTCCCATCAATACAGTTTATATCTATAGCGAGATTTAAATTCTCATCATAATATCTATAGAAACGCAAATTTTCATCATTACTAAAAAAAATTACAGTTAATAACTTTCCTTCTTCATCAAATTTTTTGGCAACAGTAGTATTGTGTGCTGTTTCTATTGTTTTTAAAGCTTCAGTAACTACACCGTCTTTCAACCGAAATTTGAATTCTCCATCACTAAAGACATTTTCTTTAACCCCTTCAATTTTCTCTAAATTATTTTTTCTTTTTAGATATTCTTTTTTATAATCATTTTTTAATTCTTCTTGAACTATTTTATCAGCCTTATTTCTAATATTTTGAAGTTCTGCTTCATTTTTTAAAGGTTTTGCATTT is from Fusobacterium periodonticum 1_1_41FAA and encodes:
- the ffh gene encoding signal recognition particle protein gives rise to the protein MLENLGNRFQDIFKKIRGHGKLSDSNIKDALREVKMSLLEADVNYKVVKDFTNRISEKAIGTEVIRGVNPAQQFIKLVNDELVELLGGTSSKLTKGLRNPTIIMLAGLQGAGKTTFAAKLAKFLKKQNEKLLLVGVDVYRPAAIKQLQVLGQQIGVDVYSEEDNKDVVGIATRAIEKAKEINATYMIVDTAGRLHVDETLMNELKELKRAIKPQEILLVVDAMIGQDAVNLAESFNNALSVDGVILTKLDGDTRGGAALSIKAVVGKPIKFIGVGEKLNDIEIFHPDRLVSRILGMGDVVSLVEKAQEVIDENEAKSLEEKIKSQKFDLNDFLKQLQTIKRLGSLGGILKLIPGMPKIDDLAPAEKEMKKVEAIIQSMTIEERKKPDILKASRKIRIAKGSGTDVSDVNKLLKQFEQMKSMMKMFSSGKMPNLGGMGKGGKFPF
- a CDS encoding PAS domain-containing protein; the protein is METMAKHLPALDEEKLKFVIELKEKYNAGKISLEEARKLLKERVKTLTPYEIAYAEQKIVPFVEDECIKENIQNMMLLFNEVMDTSRPTDLPSDHPIMCYYRENDDMRELLKEVENLIQFPVIKNQWYELYDKLDLWWKLHLPRKQNQLYSLLEKKGFTRPTTTMWVLDDFVRDELKENRKMLDDGNEEEFIASQTSVAADIIDLIQKEETVLYPTSLAMITEEEFEDMKSGDKEIGFTFGELEEVSPKKEINQSESSNISGQGSLAKDLAQLLGKYGFNSGNNSSELDVAMGKMTLEQINLVFKHLPVDITYVDENEIVKFYSDTAHRIFPRSKNVIGRDVKNCHPRKSVHIVEEIIEKFRNGEQDFAEFWINKPGLFIYICYSAVKDKDGNFRGILEMMQDCTRIRSLQGSQTLLNWENGTMNSEEVKEEKLEETTEESPREENSNSQIPLDSINKDTYLKDLIKVYPNLKKDMIKISERFKILQGPLAAVMLPKATLEKVSEKGDIDLNTLIEKIKELIKTY
- a CDS encoding toxin-antitoxin system YwqK family antitoxin, encoding MRKIFIILFLMLSIFTVINAHPFKTEKELQDFYAKIDKEVDKELKKDYIKLFEERKANLKEKASNNDTKKMLEDNEYLFVFKNGKLEKVFKKDILDGKFIILSYIYENGKKRKIVCLNKENSHYYGTVKGFEEDGNPLYSGQFYDGKMEGIYKEYYDSGKILKESHFSNDKKNGLEKIYYENGKISSIKNYKDGKADGEYIEYYTDGELKLKGRYNNGLREGEFKTYLMNAKSAGSVFYKDGKEIKSTLTDYMKEDVFFNFPDEIKAQMNVGDEKEKELIKKMEEHGGYHMLGIDTYPNGRVMRVVPYNQQGIYDGTFRQYYESGQLEQKGYYKNGLGQGEYIWYYEEGSIKQKVFYKDDKIEGIVTSFYPDGKIAQTVNHINGKREGELIEYYENGQIKEKRFYVNDKEEGKSLFYDEKGKLIKTEIYKNDVKQ
- the rpsP gene encoding 30S ribosomal protein S16, translated to MLKLRLTRLGDKKRPSYRLVAMEALSKRDGGAIAYLGNYFPLEDSKVVLKEEEIIKFLQNGAQPTRTVKSILVKAGVWAKFEESKKK
- a CDS encoding toxin-antitoxin system YwqK family antitoxin, with protein sequence MKRFFTILILMLSVFSIVSAHPFKSEKELYDFYAEIDKKIFAEKNKPIVRKKFPRKLTKEEQSKVPLDNRNYTVEEVIGNDKLVYSAFDNHLMYIFQLNQKGKEEGVSRFFDEDENLVKICYGSDLNGLMGILREYDSNGKLIIEIPYYAHKVNGNRKIYYESGALREDYHYYNDKEDGQGIVYFENGQKMQVENYKNGLKVGDYYQYFEDGTLATKGFFVNGKEEGVFELYDREGKKFKELVFKKGKKIEEREIK
- a CDS encoding MATE family efflux transporter, whose translation is MKTMFKNNDLTQGKIWKVILNFTLPIFLGTLFQSLYTTIDAIIVGKFAGKDAFAAIESVMSFQRLPVSFFIGLSSGATIIISQYFGAKEKEDVSKASHTAMLFAIVGGLILSILSCILSPYFIGLIKVPQKIFHEAYIYTFICFSGMVFSMIYNIGSGILRALGNSKTPFHILILANILNIVLDLIFVIKFDLSVVGVGLATLISQVVSAILIFVVLMRTNLDCRIYIKKLTFYKKYLKKIFVLGLPIAIQSVIYPIANTTIQSKINMFGVNSIAAWAISGKLDFLIWSVSDAFCISSSTFVAQNYGAKKHHRVKKGIISSVIMSISMILVISLTLFIWSKDLAPFLIEDREVIELTSEILSILAPFYFIYTIGDVLAGAIRGLGDTFYPMLINVLAICGVRLLWIFFVFPLNPTFFMILYSYLISWSVNTIAFLIYIYFKRKKI
- the ylxM gene encoding YlxM family DNA-binding protein; the protein is MILDEFIEIANLLEIYSPLLSEKQREYLEDHFENDLSISEIAKNNNVSRQAIFDNIKRGVALLYEYENKLKFHQIKQDIREKLIDLKEDFTEEKLENIIEDLV
- a CDS encoding toxin-antitoxin system YwqK family antitoxin, which gives rise to MRKSFLVLIFLFFTFSILNAKPLKNEAELQNIRNKADKIVQEELKNDYKKEYLKRKNNLEKIEGVKENVFSDGEFKFRLKDGVVTEALKTIETAHNTTVAKKFDEEGKLLTVIFFSNDENLRFYRYYDENLNLAIDINCIDGKCIQKGYYSDKKLAYIKEGKLTENLDILTNGKYTEYYKNGQIKIQGSYKEGMRNGEFKTFLKNGKSAGFIIYKDGKIIKSTLVKSMKDNASFSPISYANYDLDTSYSIGGVNFPNKLLKRYRMYDKKGVLNGNSISYYEEGNIQSIFPYKNNLIEGLVIRYYENGNIKEEVNYKNDKMNGEAKSYDENGKLNGRTIFKDDIRLEDDVYKENEILKNTFKNGELVKQDICTLNGTLKERKILNGNEMEYSTFYPNGNVKQKILTKDKIIIKEQIYARNGNIMSNSFFSDGKPVIEYFEYYPDGKLFRKISTINKMLNGDSIEYYPNGNIKEKISFVDDKMNGEDIEYYENGVVKEKSYFINDEEEGEHFFYDEKGKLIKTEIYKNGIKQ